One part of the Verrucomicrobiota bacterium genome encodes these proteins:
- a CDS encoding NCS2 family permease, whose product MKPSFFVRGDLDGFFGLFIDNLLQLMLIAVFLPAVCGFEPAFVFGTILPGAAISILFGNVYYSWQAWRMAKRENRNDITALPYGINTVSLVAFIFLIMAPIYSETKNTTLVWQAGIFACFLSGVIEMIGAFAGNWLRKVTPRAALLSALAGIAMTFIAMGFIFQLFASPAIAILPMMMILLAYAGGVKFPFSFPGGCIAVLVGVALGWLLIPMGWSSFAPSAEDVQIGLYLPKPVPQDLFALLSDPLGWKYFAIILPMSLFNIIGSLQNLESAEAAGDKFPTRSSLLVNGLGSIVASFFGSAFPTTIYIGHPGWKAMGARVGYSLLNGVVITALILMGGMTLVLKVVPIEATLGILLWIGLIIMAQAYQATPRKHALAVSMGLVPCLAAWALFLIETSLRVAGTSLFATAPKFGNDLFIYGIIALNQGFVITAMIFSAIVVYLVEKDFLKASIWCFAAAVLAFFGLIHAFSLDHIGLQPVFELMAAPRFVFAYTLTGIVFLAAHFLIKDKSKLHAEI is encoded by the coding sequence ATGAAACCAAGTTTTTTTGTTCGCGGGGATTTGGACGGATTTTTCGGTCTCTTTATTGATAATCTACTCCAGCTCATGTTGATCGCCGTATTTCTCCCGGCGGTTTGCGGATTTGAACCAGCTTTTGTTTTTGGCACCATTTTGCCGGGAGCAGCCATTTCGATCCTTTTTGGGAATGTTTATTATAGTTGGCAGGCGTGGCGGATGGCTAAACGCGAGAATCGTAATGATATCACAGCCCTTCCTTACGGGATAAATACGGTGAGTCTGGTGGCCTTTATTTTCCTGATAATGGCCCCGATCTATTCGGAGACAAAAAATACGACACTCGTCTGGCAAGCCGGGATATTCGCTTGTTTCCTGAGCGGAGTCATCGAGATGATCGGTGCCTTTGCAGGAAACTGGCTGAGGAAGGTCACCCCGCGTGCGGCTTTATTATCCGCACTGGCGGGCATCGCGATGACATTTATCGCTATGGGATTTATCTTCCAGCTTTTTGCTTCACCCGCCATCGCGATTCTACCCATGATGATGATCCTTTTGGCTTATGCGGGCGGGGTGAAGTTTCCCTTTTCATTTCCCGGTGGTTGTATCGCTGTCCTTGTCGGGGTGGCCCTCGGTTGGTTATTGATCCCGATGGGTTGGTCTTCCTTTGCGCCTTCTGCGGAAGACGTCCAGATCGGACTCTACCTGCCAAAGCCTGTTCCTCAGGATTTATTTGCCCTCCTGAGCGACCCCCTCGGCTGGAAATATTTTGCGATTATCCTGCCCATGAGCCTTTTTAATATCATCGGTTCACTGCAAAATCTCGAAAGTGCAGAAGCCGCCGGAGACAAATTCCCCACGCGTTCATCCCTGCTCGTGAATGGACTGGGCAGTATTGTCGCCTCATTTTTCGGGAGTGCATTCCCGACGACGATTTACATCGGGCATCCCGGATGGAAAGCCATGGGCGCCCGGGTGGGGTATTCGCTCCTGAATGGGGTCGTGATTACCGCTTTGATCCTGATGGGGGGCATGACACTGGTTTTGAAGGTGGTCCCGATCGAGGCGACCTTGGGCATTTTGCTCTGGATCGGATTGATCATCATGGCCCAAGCTTACCAAGCCACTCCCCGGAAACACGCCCTCGCCGTTTCTATGGGGCTCGTGCCTTGCCTTGCGGCGTGGGCACTTTTTTTGATCGAGACCTCCTTGCGTGTGGCAGGAACGAGTCTTTTTGCCACCGCACCGAAATTTGGCAATGATCTTTTTATTTACGGGATCATCGCCCTTAATCAGGGGTTTGTCATTACCGCCATGATCTTTTCGGCCATTGTCGTCTATCTGGTGGAGAAAGACTTTTTGAAAGCTTCTATTTGGTGTTTTGCGGCGGCTGTCCTTGCCTTCTTCGGATTGATCCACGCTTTTAGCCTGGATCACATCGGGCTGCAGCCGGTTTTTGAGCTCATGGCTGCACCGAGATTTGTTTTTGCCTATACACTGACCGGGATAGTTTTCCTCGCCGCCCACTTTTTGATCAAGGACAAAAGCAAATTGCACGCGGAGATTTGA
- a CDS encoding ABC transporter ATP-binding protein yields the protein MIEIKNISKSYSNGENRVHALRGLSTQIAQGEFIAITGPSGCGKSTLLHLLGGLDVPDEGDITFHDESIVSGNDRSLTLFRRTHIGIVFQFFNLLPTLTVEENVLLPLMLKSIPHQEAVGRARELLTTVGMSSRHHHFPHQLSGGEMQRTAIARALIHRPAILLADEPTGNLDSKTGALILSLFQEIAGTGDTTLILVTHSPEVAACARRQIQMSDGQITSDHTP from the coding sequence ATGATTGAGATCAAGAACATTTCAAAATCTTACTCCAATGGCGAAAACCGTGTCCATGCCTTGCGGGGGCTTTCCACACAAATTGCCCAAGGGGAATTCATCGCCATTACAGGCCCGAGTGGTTGTGGCAAAAGCACACTCTTGCACCTGCTGGGAGGATTAGATGTCCCGGATGAGGGTGATATCACTTTCCATGATGAATCGATTGTTTCCGGCAATGACCGTTCCCTGACACTTTTTCGCCGGACCCATATCGGGATTGTCTTCCAGTTCTTTAACCTCCTACCGACGCTGACGGTAGAGGAAAATGTCCTGCTCCCACTCATGCTCAAGAGTATCCCGCACCAAGAAGCCGTGGGCCGGGCTAGGGAACTTTTGACTACCGTCGGGATGTCCTCCCGGCATCATCATTTCCCCCACCAGCTCTCTGGTGGCGAGATGCAACGCACTGCCATCGCGCGTGCGCTCATCCACCGCCCTGCTATCCTGCTGGCGGATGAGCCCACCGGGAATCTCGACTCAAAAACCGGTGCCCTGATCCTCTCCCTTTTCCAGGAAATCGCTGGGACCGGAGACACGACCCTCATTCTCGTCACTCATAGTCCCGAGGTGGCCGCTTGTGCCCGCCGCCAGATCCAGATGAGTGACGGCCAAATCACCTCCGACCACACCCCTTAA
- a CDS encoding FtsX-like permease family protein: MRWFFSTLILRQLLRHPGLAILNITGVALGVAVFLSIQIANESSLRAFRNTLDVVAGKSQLEIIGTLGRFDEKAMETVMATEGVSAATATIEEVCAVMESPESNKPPQPSTYLRILGIDIFSNQAFRPFDFKDGKPGSAGFEISSLETLLKNHRSISITQSMADKRGLKAGDTINILVNQETIPLLIASTFTPDEGAIGADEHLAIMDIAAAQELFNAVGLLNRIDIRTDEWLTEGKLRERLDSIKTQITPFLPKNIIIQAPDRRGNKVEKMLWAFQLNLTALSLLSLVVGMFLIYNSMTTSVVRRRKEIGILRACGMSSSDVQTLFLAEAAILGFIGIILGWALGLGIAHSLTGAVAQTIRSLYLTVSIETLTIPFWLYPGVFIIGMGAVLLSAYGPAREAAQIAPTESFATGNLHQRSLLNARRSFEIGLAICIISGLSALGALYFYPPLGFFSALSLILGVAFFCPLILKTGCGLISGFCLGKGWLLPGLAARQIAQALNRTSVAVAALMAALSMMVGVSIMIHSFRSTVDAWIAQTVKADILVSSSAQLLIGPRASLSPAMVDTLRKHPDIRLVDTYAEKKITYAGQTIKAAAIPLRQVPAQNNLRLLDTTAEAMVEQIARGDGVLISDVFARKFKVTRGDILIVDTPSGKKKLKIISRYRDYTTELGIILMDESLMKKLWGDYLPQNMGLYLKDPAKLEPIRAMLIGQFAPQGELMVYSNGELKTKILDIFDQTFAITYVLRTIALVIAGLGIFQTLTVLVSERTRELGILRSIGVSQTQMKRLIITEAALLGFASGATGLIAGVILSFILCYVINLAFFRWTIEWALPVGLLFWTIPSVIMISALAALIPARRAAKLKIVECIQSE; the protein is encoded by the coding sequence ATGCGCTGGTTTTTCTCCACCCTTATCTTGAGACAATTACTCCGTCACCCGGGGCTCGCGATCTTGAATATTACCGGGGTCGCCCTCGGGGTCGCCGTTTTCCTGAGTATCCAGATCGCTAACGAGTCAAGCCTGCGTGCCTTTAGGAATACCCTGGACGTGGTCGCCGGAAAGTCCCAGCTCGAGATCATCGGCACACTCGGGCGTTTCGATGAGAAAGCCATGGAGACCGTCATGGCCACCGAAGGAGTCTCGGCTGCGACCGCCACGATCGAAGAAGTCTGTGCTGTGATGGAGTCCCCCGAATCCAATAAACCACCCCAACCCTCGACATACCTGCGCATCCTCGGGATCGACATTTTCAGTAACCAAGCATTCCGTCCCTTTGATTTCAAAGACGGGAAACCGGGCTCCGCCGGGTTCGAGATTTCCTCACTGGAAACCCTCCTCAAAAACCACCGCTCCATTTCCATTACTCAATCCATGGCTGACAAACGCGGATTAAAAGCCGGGGACACGATCAATATCCTGGTCAATCAAGAAACCATCCCCCTACTCATTGCCTCTACTTTCACCCCCGACGAAGGCGCAATCGGGGCGGATGAACACCTCGCCATCATGGATATAGCCGCGGCTCAGGAACTCTTTAATGCCGTGGGCTTGCTTAACCGGATCGATATCCGCACGGATGAATGGCTCACCGAGGGCAAATTGCGCGAGCGACTCGACTCGATCAAAACCCAGATCACCCCTTTCCTACCGAAAAATATCATCATCCAAGCCCCTGACCGCCGGGGCAATAAAGTCGAGAAAATGCTCTGGGCATTCCAGCTGAATCTCACGGCCCTTTCCCTGCTTTCCTTGGTCGTGGGAATGTTCCTCATCTATAACTCCATGACCACTTCCGTCGTCAGGCGACGCAAGGAAATCGGGATCCTCCGGGCGTGTGGCATGTCCTCGTCCGATGTCCAAACGTTATTCCTGGCTGAGGCGGCCATCCTAGGCTTTATCGGGATCATCCTCGGTTGGGCCTTAGGCCTGGGCATCGCCCATTCATTAACGGGTGCCGTCGCACAAACGATCCGTTCCCTCTACCTGACCGTGAGTATCGAGACACTCACGATTCCTTTCTGGTTATATCCCGGGGTATTCATTATCGGAATGGGTGCGGTCCTCCTGTCGGCTTATGGCCCCGCACGTGAGGCGGCGCAAATCGCCCCCACGGAGAGTTTCGCCACGGGCAATTTGCACCAACGCAGCCTACTGAATGCAAGACGGTCTTTTGAAATAGGTCTGGCCATCTGCATCATCAGCGGCCTGAGTGCCTTGGGCGCCCTTTATTTTTACCCGCCTCTGGGATTCTTCTCCGCCTTATCATTGATCCTGGGAGTCGCTTTTTTCTGTCCGCTGATCCTGAAAACGGGTTGTGGCCTGATCTCCGGATTCTGCCTGGGTAAAGGCTGGCTCCTACCCGGATTGGCCGCAAGGCAAATTGCCCAGGCCCTGAACCGGACGAGTGTAGCCGTGGCCGCATTAATGGCCGCCCTTTCCATGATGGTCGGGGTTTCCATCATGATCCACAGTTTCCGCTCCACCGTGGATGCCTGGATCGCCCAGACTGTAAAAGCCGATATCCTCGTGTCATCCTCAGCACAGCTTTTGATCGGACCCCGTGCCTCCCTGTCCCCGGCCATGGTCGATACACTCCGTAAACACCCCGATATCCGCCTCGTGGATACTTACGCCGAGAAAAAAATCACTTACGCAGGGCAAACCATCAAAGCAGCCGCCATACCCCTGCGGCAAGTACCGGCGCAAAATAACCTCCGCCTACTCGACACCACTGCCGAGGCCATGGTGGAGCAAATCGCCCGGGGCGACGGGGTACTCATCTCCGACGTTTTCGCCCGGAAATTTAAGGTCACACGCGGGGACATCCTCATCGTCGATACCCCTTCCGGAAAAAAGAAACTCAAAATCATCTCCCGCTACCGTGATTACACGACAGAACTAGGGATCATCCTGATGGATGAATCCCTCATGAAAAAGCTCTGGGGTGATTACCTTCCGCAGAATATGGGGCTTTATCTCAAAGATCCTGCGAAGCTCGAACCCATCAGGGCCATGCTCATCGGGCAATTTGCACCACAGGGCGAACTCATGGTTTACTCGAATGGCGAACTGAAAACAAAAATCCTGGATATCTTTGACCAGACATTTGCTATTACTTATGTCCTGCGGACCATTGCTCTGGTGATTGCCGGACTCGGGATTTTCCAGACACTCACGGTGCTCGTGTCGGAGCGCACCCGCGAGCTGGGCATCCTGCGTTCAATAGGAGTCAGCCAGACACAGATGAAGCGACTGATTATTACTGAGGCCGCCCTGCTCGGATTTGCCTCCGGGGCCACTGGATTGATCGCGGGGGTGATCCTGTCTTTTATCCTTTGTTACGTCATTAACCTCGCCTTTTTCCGCTGGACGATCGAATGGGCCTTACCCGTCGGGCTCTTGTTCTGGACGATTCCTTCTGTCATCATGATTTCCGCCCTTGCCGCCTTGATCCCCGCCCGGCGCGCTGCAAAACTCAAAATTGTAGAATGTATCCAATCCGAATGA
- a CDS encoding DUF4388 domain-containing protein produces MGLDTLKIKELVYTRDYIHCDTPVKQAHEIFNNYQGSFMAVTNNETIVGIIGKEFLLAKLGSRFGWALHADKTVKSLMDPAPLIVDGNLSVIDISRSVRKRNDDNFFDDLIVAADGEFCGLIAVKSLIIHQFKDLERKSLEIDEQRDILADTISTHLIDKAGGAEAVQKKVGAIVDAAQMIEHNERKWEKQPASTEEAKMHGRLEIFSAIDLMQILIQGTKTGKLSVKTESGMGKQTYDIYLVNGNIVHAFGMQRKSLDALYRALMLQSGEFDFIFGEKAPENSISGNSMGMLLEACRLQDEELTRSAVAV; encoded by the coding sequence ATGGGATTAGATACATTAAAGATAAAAGAGTTAGTTTATACACGGGACTATATCCATTGTGATACTCCGGTGAAACAAGCCCATGAGATATTCAATAACTACCAGGGTAGTTTCATGGCTGTGACGAATAACGAGACGATTGTCGGGATCATCGGCAAGGAATTCCTTCTCGCGAAGCTCGGTTCCCGATTCGGGTGGGCGCTGCATGCCGATAAAACCGTAAAATCACTCATGGATCCTGCGCCCTTGATCGTGGATGGGAATCTCTCGGTGATCGATATATCCCGGAGTGTGAGGAAACGGAATGATGATAATTTTTTTGATGATTTAATTGTTGCCGCTGACGGGGAGTTTTGTGGTTTAATCGCGGTAAAATCGCTTATTATCCATCAATTCAAGGATCTGGAGAGGAAGTCCCTTGAAATCGACGAGCAAAGGGACATTCTTGCCGATACCATATCCACACACTTAATCGATAAGGCCGGAGGTGCCGAAGCGGTTCAGAAAAAAGTAGGCGCGATTGTCGATGCTGCTCAGATGATCGAACATAATGAGAGGAAATGGGAAAAACAACCGGCCTCCACCGAAGAGGCCAAAATGCATGGCAGACTGGAAATATTCAGTGCCATTGATTTAATGCAGATTCTTATCCAGGGAACTAAAACAGGTAAATTATCGGTGAAGACCGAGTCTGGAATGGGTAAACAAACTTATGACATTTATTTGGTTAATGGGAATATCGTTCATGCCTTTGGTATGCAGAGGAAGTCTCTCGACGCACTTTATCGGGCATTGATGCTTCAGAGTGGTGAGTTCGATTTTATTTTCGGAGAAAAAGCCCCTGAGAATTCGATTTCCGGGAACTCAATGGGAATGTTGCTCGAGGCTTGTCGTTTGCAGGACGAAGAACTAACCAGAAGTGCGGTTGCCGTTTGA
- a CDS encoding N-acetylmuramoyl-L-alanine amidase, which translates to MAVFVGFFLVTGTFAAQTIVLDPGHGGHDNGGIPGQRIKEKVIALDVSLRARKLLIQQGYNVVMTRTTDVFIPLPNRAYIANAHPDALLISVHLDSARNCSARGVSAFYYGRKSRALALTLLNEMLCKMPHTHNRDFRNRDLAVLRRSKNPAALVELGFLTNPDEGKRFLSPDFRQKAAETLVAGIIKYNERYEASSPKTRRGITSLAMNNSKKADTE; encoded by the coding sequence ATGGCTGTCTTTGTTGGCTTTTTTCTGGTTACGGGGACTTTTGCCGCCCAGACGATTGTTTTGGATCCTGGTCATGGTGGGCATGATAATGGGGGGATTCCCGGCCAGAGAATAAAAGAAAAAGTCATCGCGTTGGATGTGAGTCTCAGAGCCCGTAAGCTTTTAATCCAGCAGGGATATAATGTCGTCATGACACGGACCACCGATGTCTTTATCCCGTTGCCAAATCGGGCTTATATCGCGAATGCTCACCCAGACGCCCTCTTGATCAGTGTCCATTTAGATTCCGCACGGAATTGTAGCGCCAGGGGAGTCTCCGCTTTTTATTATGGCCGCAAAAGCCGTGCTTTAGCTCTGACGCTTTTAAACGAAATGCTTTGCAAAATGCCGCACACACATAATAGAGATTTTAGGAACCGTGACTTAGCCGTTCTCCGCCGGAGTAAAAATCCGGCAGCCTTGGTCGAGCTTGGTTTTTTAACCAATCCCGATGAAGGCAAACGCTTTTTAAGTCCGGATTTCCGACAAAAGGCTGCTGAGACTCTCGTTGCAGGCATTATTAAATATAATGAACGTTATGAGGCGTCTTCTCCAAAGACACGGCGGGGAATTACCTCTCTGGCTATGAATAATTCCAAAAAAGCAGATACCGAATAA